A window of Sulfurovum riftiae contains these coding sequences:
- a CDS encoding FUSC family protein has protein sequence MKTKAATQKRSLIESILAWTLPQPSEKMKFAIKASLSLVIVYAISFSQGWDNTTTAATTIMLIAAIGSVGDSVMKGMLRVIGTVIGAVIGMVLIGLFPQDRMLYLALLSILVTISLYFARAYKGDMTIFMLTAITMMLMFKNGEVDGVFLYGVDKTFMTIFGIAVYTLVGVLLWPVSLKDESTDDAKALTQKQQALFKICLEDKESNKAAEQEMMAQTQKLTQSAVRASSIENGFNRSQWASVLRDYRRIGNILTLLSYQKTSDFPKALSHYISNYPKLEREIEDLFSAVAKAWDGGEAIVIPETFEARFNENEILSLSQLQRATLSSIVSEMNKLHALLRKVAYKLNALNSPKPTRFEEEPEAKSSRFTWLDPEHLKGSLITFLVFWTAVFLWITVNPPGGFYIVALATGLSIITTFSPVKPSLLMIVFTLSFIFATAMYVLVLPNLYYGWELGLFLFIYGFIGFYFINPKIAIFFLLGIATFNINNQMYYAFDGFLLTLFVFYAFLSLLLFFYYIPFSTKPEHLFLVMKKRFFGFARELVQYNWDRVNGRLSLLQKFRGWYAKTHLLNTVQNMQLWSSQIDGKYFSEIEKEKLIQFTKECDIFANLLLIMYNEGRKRKENPLIKAYISQADKAPLSSLMRYYQEGHSAQEAEAEWKDTDSVIQHIEKNLTDFFESQDVPSYPVNEVLGFYESISMHKNSWRAFFSCQKLMRQIDFNVLKESRF, from the coding sequence GTGAAAACAAAGGCTGCAACGCAGAAAAGATCACTCATAGAGAGTATCTTGGCGTGGACACTTCCTCAGCCTTCGGAGAAGATGAAGTTCGCCATCAAAGCCTCTCTGAGCCTGGTCATCGTCTATGCGATCTCCTTCTCTCAGGGCTGGGACAACACCACGACAGCTGCCACTACCATCATGCTCATCGCAGCCATCGGTTCGGTGGGAGACTCTGTCATGAAAGGAATGCTGCGTGTCATCGGTACGGTCATCGGTGCAGTCATCGGTATGGTACTCATTGGTCTCTTTCCCCAAGACCGCATGCTCTACCTTGCACTCCTCTCGATACTTGTTACGATCTCTCTCTATTTTGCCCGTGCCTACAAAGGCGATATGACCATTTTTATGCTCACTGCCATCACCATGATGCTGATGTTCAAGAACGGTGAAGTCGATGGTGTCTTTCTCTACGGTGTGGACAAGACCTTCATGACCATTTTCGGGATCGCTGTCTATACGCTGGTCGGTGTACTGCTCTGGCCGGTCTCTCTCAAAGATGAGAGTACGGACGATGCCAAAGCACTGACACAAAAACAGCAAGCTCTGTTTAAAATATGCCTTGAAGACAAAGAGAGCAACAAAGCAGCAGAACAGGAAATGATGGCCCAGACACAGAAACTGACCCAGAGTGCTGTGCGTGCCAGCAGCATTGAGAACGGTTTCAACCGCTCACAATGGGCAAGCGTACTGCGTGACTACCGGCGTATCGGAAACATACTTACCCTGCTCTCCTATCAGAAGACATCCGATTTCCCCAAAGCACTTTCACACTATATCAGCAACTACCCCAAGCTGGAAAGAGAAATAGAAGATCTCTTCTCTGCTGTGGCCAAAGCATGGGACGGCGGAGAGGCTATAGTAATTCCAGAAACATTTGAAGCCCGCTTCAATGAAAATGAAATACTTTCCCTCAGCCAGCTGCAGCGTGCCACGCTCAGCAGTATCGTTTCCGAAATGAACAAACTCCATGCACTCCTGAGAAAAGTGGCATACAAACTCAATGCCCTCAACAGCCCCAAGCCCACCCGTTTCGAAGAAGAGCCTGAAGCAAAAAGCTCACGTTTCACCTGGCTCGACCCGGAGCATCTCAAAGGTTCACTGATCACCTTTCTGGTATTCTGGACAGCGGTATTCCTCTGGATCACCGTGAACCCTCCGGGAGGCTTTTACATTGTGGCATTGGCGACGGGACTGAGCATCATCACCACATTCTCACCGGTCAAACCTTCTCTTCTGATGATCGTCTTTACGCTCTCTTTCATCTTTGCAACCGCTATGTATGTTCTGGTACTTCCAAACCTCTACTACGGATGGGAACTTGGTCTGTTTCTTTTCATCTATGGCTTTATAGGCTTTTACTTCATCAACCCGAAGATAGCTATCTTCTTCCTGCTGGGGATCGCCACTTTCAATATCAATAACCAGATGTACTATGCCTTTGACGGCTTTTTGCTGACCCTTTTCGTCTTTTACGCTTTTCTTTCGCTGCTGCTCTTCTTTTACTATATCCCTTTCTCTACAAAACCGGAGCATCTCTTTCTTGTCATGAAAAAACGTTTCTTCGGTTTTGCCAGAGAGCTGGTACAGTACAACTGGGACCGCGTCAACGGCAGACTGAGCCTTCTTCAGAAATTCAGAGGCTGGTATGCGAAGACCCACCTGCTCAATACCGTACAGAACATGCAGCTCTGGTCAAGCCAGATAGACGGGAAGTATTTTTCCGAGATAGAAAAAGAAAAGCTGATACAGTTCACCAAAGAGTGTGACATCTTTGCCAACCTGCTGCTGATCATGTACAATGAGGGACGTAAACGCAAGGAAAACCCGCTGATCAAAGCCTACATCTCCCAGGCAGACAAAGCACCCCTCTCTTCCCTGATGCGTTACTACCAGGAAGGACACAGTGCACAGGAGGCTGAAGCTGAATGGAAAGATACGGACAGTGTCATCCAACATATTGAAAAGAATCTTACAGATTTTTTCGAGAGTCAGGATGTACCCAGTTATCCCGTGAACGAGGTTCTCGGTTTTTATGAGAGTATCTCCATGCACAAAAACAGCTGGCGTGCCTTTTTCAGCTGCCAGAAGCTGATGAGACAGATCGATTTTAACGTATTGAAAGAGAGCAGATTCTAA
- a CDS encoding potassium channel family protein, with the protein MKHLTHKNNFFYLFSSLLVFLFTAALIAQFPSDWGEDILSMVALAMILISIKSLKIEKSWRWAALVLGFLFFAIIVFVKYFEHHLLVYTVLALLFIYFTAAFLLAVKHVLFEGDIDENKIIGSLSLYLLIGLIWSVIYLFLLIADPSSFSGVEITNWQESFSRVAYYSFVTLTTLGYGDILPTNHIAEFFVYLEAVFGVFYMAIIVSSLIALRLDAIQQKRKGR; encoded by the coding sequence ATGAAACATTTGACGCACAAGAACAATTTTTTCTACCTCTTCTCTTCTTTGCTTGTTTTTCTTTTTACCGCTGCGCTGATCGCACAGTTCCCAAGCGACTGGGGGGAAGACATTCTCTCCATGGTCGCACTGGCGATGATCCTCATCAGTATCAAGAGCCTCAAGATCGAGAAGTCCTGGCGCTGGGCTGCTCTGGTCCTTGGTTTTCTCTTTTTCGCCATTATTGTATTTGTCAAATACTTCGAACATCACCTGCTGGTATACACCGTCCTTGCTCTGCTTTTCATCTACTTTACAGCTGCATTCCTCCTGGCGGTCAAACATGTACTTTTTGAAGGGGACATCGATGAGAACAAGATCATCGGCTCACTCAGTCTTTATCTGCTCATCGGCCTTATCTGGTCGGTGATCTATCTATTCCTTCTCATTGCGGATCCTTCCTCTTTCAGCGGTGTGGAGATCACGAACTGGCAGGAGAGTTTCTCCAGGGTGGCCTACTACAGTTTCGTTACACTGACCACCCTGGGATATGGCGATATCCTTCCCACCAACCACATCGCGGAATTCTTCGTCTATCTTGAAGCAGTCTTTGGTGTCTTCTATATGGCCATCATCGTCTCCAGTCTCATTGCCCTGCGGCTTGACGCGATCCAGCAAAAAAGAAAAGGACGCTAA
- a CDS encoding AI-2E family transporter → MDKVTQRKEQVSLAIEIAIKLSIIALVVYLSYLIAKPFMTIVAWGIIIAVGIDPLVNTLVKRFGHRKKIIIGLTIAVIAALILPTYSLSGKTIATSQQIIHSMKDGNITIPPPTEKVKEWPIIGKKTYILWENASHNLKKTLAPFSDDIKAGIKSVLSSLGGLIGTIFMFIASMIIAAFFLIGKEGAVHFYKNLSRRLMGEKGDDWAKLSTLTVRSVVNGVLGVAIIQAIFALIGITLMGIPLAIVWAVIIMFLTIIQLPALIVIAPMIAYVFSQGSGTAEVVFAVYMVLVGASDGVLKPMLMGRGVDVPMLVILIGAIGGMMLMGMIGLFVGAVIFALAYTLFGFWMNEVTLEDVTSKTE, encoded by the coding sequence ATGGACAAAGTCACACAAAGAAAAGAGCAAGTAAGTCTTGCTATAGAGATAGCTATCAAGCTGTCTATCATTGCATTGGTGGTCTACCTCTCCTACCTGATCGCAAAACCATTCATGACCATCGTTGCCTGGGGGATCATCATCGCTGTAGGGATCGACCCGCTGGTCAATACACTGGTAAAACGTTTCGGGCACCGTAAAAAGATCATTATCGGTCTTACCATTGCTGTCATAGCGGCACTCATACTTCCCACCTATTCACTCTCAGGAAAGACCATCGCAACATCCCAGCAGATCATACATTCGATGAAGGACGGCAACATCACCATTCCGCCTCCGACAGAAAAGGTCAAAGAGTGGCCGATCATCGGTAAGAAGACCTATATACTCTGGGAGAATGCCTCACACAACCTCAAAAAGACGCTGGCACCCTTTTCGGACGATATCAAGGCAGGTATAAAAAGTGTGTTGTCTTCACTGGGCGGCCTGATCGGTACCATATTTATGTTCATCGCTTCCATGATCATCGCGGCATTTTTCCTTATCGGGAAAGAAGGTGCAGTACACTTCTATAAGAATCTCTCCCGCCGTCTCATGGGTGAAAAAGGGGATGATTGGGCAAAACTCTCAACACTGACGGTACGTTCTGTAGTGAACGGTGTATTGGGTGTCGCCATCATCCAGGCCATATTCGCACTTATCGGTATAACCCTGATGGGTATTCCGTTGGCGATCGTCTGGGCTGTGATCATCATGTTCCTCACCATCATTCAGCTCCCTGCACTCATTGTTATCGCTCCGATGATAGCCTATGTCTTCTCTCAGGGGTCCGGAACCGCTGAAGTCGTCTTCGCTGTCTATATGGTCCTTGTCGGTGCCAGTGACGGGGTACTCAAACCGATGCTTATGGGGCGTGGTGTGGATGTACCGATGCTTGTCATCCTTATCGGTGCCATCGGCGGTATGATGCTCATGGGTATGATAGGCCTCTTTGTCGGTGCTGTCATCTTTGCTTTGGCATACACGCTCTTTGGCTTTTGGATGAATGAAGTGACACTGGAAGATGTTACAAGTAAAACCGAATAA
- a CDS encoding YbgC/FadM family acyl-CoA thioesterase: MKIRVYYEDTDAGGIVYHTRYINFCERARSEIFFERDMKPGDGSNSGFVVRDIKASFLATSTLGDMLEVTSKILTQKNSSMVLLQEIFKEDQKIFTMEITLVYISGGRPRRIPETFTELFDSF; encoded by the coding sequence ATGAAAATACGCGTTTACTATGAGGATACCGATGCCGGGGGCATTGTGTATCATACCCGATACATCAATTTCTGCGAGAGGGCCCGTTCCGAGATATTTTTTGAACGTGACATGAAGCCCGGAGACGGTAGCAACAGCGGTTTCGTGGTCCGTGACATCAAAGCCTCATTTCTGGCCACTTCGACACTTGGGGATATGCTGGAGGTCACTTCGAAGATCCTGACACAAAAAAATAGTTCCATGGTCCTGCTGCAGGAGATATTCAAGGAAGATCAAAAGATCTTTACCATGGAGATAACACTTGTCTATATCTCTGGTGGACGGCCAAGACGTATACCTGAAACATTTACAGAATTATTTGACTCTTTCTAG
- a CDS encoding c-type cytochrome, which yields MKRTLLFLGAATAVAFAGNGEALVKKHCASCHMLKKPEPLEMEAVKAPPFDAVVFHVKDAISDAGEQKMFMIDYIQDPDASKSVCESNKVTKFGVMPSMKGQVTEAELNEIMDYLLETYPHPEFVSMLNEILKNDALAALKSSPFLINNSNLPHMTKLLIQNWDKAKLGLTAEQKEKLLIVRKETMNGVAEIRKKLKVLEFDVADAMMDREDPKSVEKLLEEIAKLKLEATKIHIKCISETTSILSEEQVAVLLPFWN from the coding sequence ATGAAGAGAACACTACTTTTTTTAGGTGCAGCAACTGCAGTGGCATTTGCCGGAAACGGTGAAGCGCTGGTCAAGAAACATTGTGCGAGCTGCCATATGCTTAAAAAACCGGAACCTTTGGAGATGGAGGCAGTAAAAGCACCACCGTTCGATGCGGTTGTTTTCCATGTGAAAGATGCGATCAGTGATGCCGGTGAGCAGAAAATGTTCATGATCGATTATATTCAGGATCCGGATGCTTCCAAATCGGTATGTGAATCCAACAAAGTGACGAAGTTCGGTGTTATGCCATCGATGAAGGGTCAGGTAACGGAAGCAGAGCTCAACGAGATAATGGATTATCTTCTAGAGACATACCCGCATCCTGAATTCGTCAGTATGCTCAATGAGATCTTGAAAAATGATGCATTGGCAGCACTCAAGAGTTCTCCCTTCCTTATCAATAACAGCAATTTGCCGCATATGACCAAACTGCTCATTCAGAATTGGGATAAAGCGAAGCTTGGATTGACCGCTGAGCAGAAAGAGAAACTTTTAATAGTCCGTAAAGAGACGATGAACGGTGTTGCAGAGATCAGAAAAAAACTTAAAGTCCTTGAATTCGATGTGGCTGATGCGATGATGGACCGTGAAGATCCAAAAAGTGTTGAGAAGCTGCTTGAAGAAATTGCCAAACTCAAACTTGAAGCAACAAAGATCCACATCAAGTGTATCTCGGAGACGACTTCCATACTCAGTGAGGAGCAGGTGGCAGTGCTTCTGCCGTTCTGGAACTAG
- a CDS encoding PqiC family protein: MRKNIVLLMVALGLFSGCSSKSNFYQLHPKSPQTTGSSQSKRGTVIGIAEVEVAEYLHKSEIVTRMSAGRINVHETDLWAGSFAKNIQSVLMHNIAVLLPRYTFLNYPWEEPIDDRYRIYVTIDRFDGYETGSVTLQGRWSFVNKEDNKVLYSESINYTAQGGKTLDEIIDTQSRLLERLSRRIANKIRTRL, from the coding sequence ATGAGGAAAAATATCGTTTTACTTATGGTCGCACTGGGGCTGTTCAGCGGCTGCAGCAGCAAGTCGAACTTCTATCAGCTCCATCCGAAGAGTCCACAAACGACAGGTAGCAGTCAAAGCAAGAGAGGCACGGTCATCGGTATTGCTGAAGTGGAAGTGGCCGAGTACCTTCATAAATCCGAAATCGTGACCCGCATGAGCGCCGGACGTATCAATGTACATGAGACAGATCTCTGGGCAGGATCGTTCGCCAAGAATATTCAGTCTGTTCTTATGCACAACATCGCTGTTCTGCTTCCGCGATACACCTTCCTCAACTATCCATGGGAAGAGCCTATCGATGACAGATACCGTATCTACGTCACTATCGACAGATTCGACGGTTACGAAACAGGCAGTGTAACGCTTCAGGGAAGATGGAGCTTTGTCAATAAAGAAGACAACAAAGTACTCTACAGCGAATCGATCAATTATACCGCACAGGGCGGAAAAACACTTGATGAGATCATCGATACACAGAGCCGACTCCTGGAGAGACTGAGCAGACGTATTGCAAACAAGATACGTACACGCCTTTAA
- a CDS encoding intermembrane transport protein PqiB, translating to MQNSNDDLSNVEIEEAVWRKKRKSISTVWIVPIVALIVGAWLIIQSINEKGPVIHITFKSAEGVQADKTVIKYKDIVVGKVTDVAFSEDLSNVIVTAEMKKNMRSYLSEKSRFWVMKARIGLNQVEGLDTLLSGVYIVMDPEKGKESVREFKGLDTMPVISTDEKGTRYTLKAQDIGSIGVGSPIYYKKLPAGSVSAYRLSPDGKNIDIEIFIKAPYDRLITDHTRFWNASGISATFTADGMDIRTESLTSIIAGGLAFDNFHQTETVKKVKENHQFILYNSIKDAKKMHYKRELFFWVYFGSSIRGLSVGAPVEFRGVKIGEVVNFSLIGNADDAKFEIPILIKVEPERFMIFPQDVNHSAEPNAKVLKKLIENGFRAQLKSGNLITGELFVDLDMHKDVPPESLKKENGLYLIPTVPGTIETLKSDLKTVLDRIAAVPFEEIGKELQMTLKDLRTGTIPKLDATIQSTDNMMKGAGSSMQALQKNYLDSNAQINKKIIKLLEEMTRTSRSVKNLTDYLERHPESLIKGK from the coding sequence ATGCAAAACAGTAATGATGATCTCTCAAATGTAGAGATAGAAGAGGCCGTATGGCGGAAGAAACGCAAATCGATATCGACAGTATGGATCGTACCGATCGTGGCGCTCATTGTCGGAGCATGGCTTATCATCCAGAGTATCAATGAAAAAGGTCCTGTCATTCACATCACCTTCAAGTCTGCAGAAGGTGTGCAGGCGGATAAGACCGTGATTAAATACAAGGACATTGTAGTAGGAAAAGTCACTGATGTAGCCTTCAGCGAGGACCTTTCCAATGTCATCGTTACAGCGGAAATGAAAAAGAATATGAGATCCTACCTGAGTGAAAAGAGTAGATTCTGGGTCATGAAAGCCCGTATCGGCCTCAATCAGGTGGAAGGACTCGATACGCTTCTCTCAGGTGTCTACATCGTGATGGATCCGGAAAAGGGAAAAGAGTCTGTCAGAGAGTTCAAGGGACTTGACACCATGCCGGTCATCTCTACAGATGAAAAGGGGACCCGATACACCCTCAAGGCACAGGACATCGGCTCCATAGGTGTCGGTTCTCCCATTTACTATAAAAAGCTCCCTGCAGGCAGCGTCAGTGCTTACAGACTCTCACCTGACGGCAAAAATATCGATATTGAAATTTTCATTAAAGCTCCCTATGATAGACTCATAACGGACCATACCCGCTTCTGGAATGCCAGCGGTATCTCTGCCACCTTCACTGCAGATGGTATGGACATACGCACAGAATCCCTAACATCCATCATTGCCGGAGGTCTGGCATTTGACAACTTCCATCAGACGGAAACAGTAAAAAAAGTAAAGGAAAACCATCAGTTCATCCTTTACAACTCGATCAAAGATGCCAAAAAAATGCATTATAAGCGGGAACTTTTCTTCTGGGTCTATTTTGGAAGCAGTATACGTGGACTTTCGGTAGGTGCACCGGTAGAGTTCCGCGGTGTGAAGATCGGTGAGGTCGTGAACTTCTCACTTATCGGAAATGCAGATGATGCCAAGTTTGAGATCCCCATCCTCATCAAAGTGGAACCCGAGCGTTTCATGATATTCCCGCAGGATGTCAACCACAGTGCTGAACCTAATGCCAAAGTGTTGAAAAAACTGATAGAAAATGGCTTCAGAGCACAGCTTAAAAGTGGTAACCTCATTACCGGGGAACTTTTTGTAGACCTGGATATGCACAAAGATGTGCCTCCGGAAAGTCTTAAAAAAGAGAATGGGCTCTACCTGATACCGACAGTACCCGGGACCATCGAAACACTCAAGTCAGACCTGAAAACGGTACTTGACCGCATTGCAGCCGTTCCGTTCGAAGAGATAGGCAAAGAACTGCAAATGACACTCAAGGACCTGAGAACCGGTACCATCCCGAAACTGGATGCAACCATTCAGAGTACGGACAACATGATGAAAGGTGCCGGTTCGTCTATGCAGGCACTTCAGAAGAATTATCTTGACTCCAATGCACAGATCAACAAGAAGATCATCAAACTGCTTGAAGAGATGACGAGGACCAGCCGTTCCGTCAAGAACCTGACCGACTATCTTGAGCGGCATCCGGAATCACTTATCAAAGGAAAATAA
- a CDS encoding paraquat-inducible protein A gives MRAIERGLTNCAVCHAIVKVPIQSAKEAAYCPRCDSEVYLRKPDAVQKTWAFLLASIVFYIPANILPMMHVITFAGTESDTIMSGVLYFIDTGAYLIAFVIFTASIFVPILKILILIYLLVSVQKGSCLHRKRRKKLYMLTEIIGRWSMVDVYVVGTMVALVHFGGLTEITPGMGANFFLLVVIMTMLSAMSFDPKLIWDNTKECNAKQ, from the coding sequence ATGAGAGCCATAGAGAGAGGTCTGACCAACTGTGCAGTCTGCCATGCCATTGTCAAAGTACCTATACAGTCTGCCAAAGAAGCAGCATACTGTCCCCGATGCGACAGTGAGGTCTATCTGCGTAAACCGGATGCCGTTCAGAAAACATGGGCATTCCTGCTTGCAAGTATCGTTTTCTATATTCCCGCCAATATTCTTCCGATGATGCACGTCATCACTTTTGCCGGTACAGAGTCAGACACCATCATGAGCGGTGTACTTTACTTTATCGATACAGGAGCCTATCTTATCGCTTTTGTCATCTTCACCGCCAGTATTTTCGTACCTATATTGAAGATACTCATTCTTATCTATCTGCTTGTCTCTGTACAGAAAGGCTCATGCCTGCATCGCAAGCGGCGAAAAAAGCTTTATATGCTTACAGAGATCATCGGGCGCTGGTCCATGGTAGATGTTTATGTGGTAGGCACCATGGTCGCACTTGTCCATTTTGGCGGGCTTACAGAGATCACGCCGGGTATGGGTGCCAATTTTTTCCTTCTGGTAGTGATCATGACCATGCTTTCAGCCATGTCGTTCGATCCGAAACTTATCTGGGACAATACAAAGGAGTGTAATGCAAAACAGTAA
- a CDS encoding paraquat-inducible protein A — translation MRVHYHICHECDEICKISTPGRPGRYKCPNCGAKLYTYKPGMVEKLYAYNLAALFLFIIANYFPFLSFHVAGSSSHANFATSIFYLYQDEQWMMATAILLTTIVVPLFRILLYCVLFGSLYHGYLPRYATQMLKMLENLLPWGMLDVLFLGILVSIVKLVKMGTIIPGTSLWAFMLMVLILAAAQSIFDPHQVWERIGDRKRLERERATA, via the coding sequence ATGCGTGTACACTACCATATCTGCCATGAATGTGACGAGATCTGTAAAATAAGTACACCGGGCAGACCAGGCCGATACAAGTGCCCCAACTGTGGGGCGAAACTCTATACCTACAAGCCCGGAATGGTGGAAAAACTCTATGCCTACAATCTTGCGGCACTTTTCCTTTTTATCATAGCGAATTATTTTCCTTTTCTGAGCTTTCATGTTGCCGGCAGCAGTTCCCATGCTAATTTTGCGACCAGTATTTTTTATCTTTATCAGGATGAACAGTGGATGATGGCTACAGCCATCCTGCTTACGACCATTGTCGTACCACTCTTCAGGATCCTGCTTTACTGTGTACTGTTCGGTTCACTTTACCATGGTTACCTCCCCCGCTATGCGACCCAAATGCTGAAAATGCTGGAAAACCTGCTTCCCTGGGGTATGCTCGATGTCCTCTTCCTGGGCATACTGGTCTCCATCGTCAAATTGGTCAAAATGGGAACGATCATCCCCGGTACATCGTTATGGGCGTTCATGCTCATGGTCTTGATCCTTGCAGCGGCACAGTCCATTTTCGATCCGCATCAGGTCTGGGAGCGCATTGGAGACCGCAAGCGTCTGGAACGTGAAAGGGCAACTGCATGA
- a CDS encoding NAD(P)/FAD-dependent oxidoreductase encodes MSNKIESSKIAYDALNLTEGMSRRDALKVMGLTGGAAMMLGAPTEAEAGPSSDKKVKIVIVGGGAGGIMAAARLRKAASNAEITLIAPNEIHLYQPGQVFMAAGLYSESDIQHRNADFIPDGVNWVKDEVTVFDPDNNKVTTAQNGDIAYDYLVVATGIAYDYERIEGMSADLVGKNGISSVYLNDPVAGTARGGVATAQWFKDMRAAAEAASPENPIKVICTQPDTPIKCGGAPQKILYLSDDYLRGNGPVGGADVSKNAQFSFCKKGTKLFGLPNYNKTLVEEVTPMYGNITDKWDHILRKIDAERKVATFEHKYQTKGEYDEDLKEYDMIDHKETVELEYDFIHVVPPMKPVDAVANSPLGWQKGSAKGWLECDQYTLQHRRYENVFGIGDILGIPKGKTGGSARHHGPILTENLISVINGKKPEAKFDGYTVCPLKTQYGEIMLAEFNFDGVAPSFPLLDPATPRWIWWAFDLYMLKPMYWHLMMRGLM; translated from the coding sequence ATGTCTAACAAAATTGAATCAAGCAAAATTGCATATGATGCTTTGAATCTTACAGAAGGTATGAGTAGAAGAGATGCATTGAAGGTTATGGGACTGACAGGTGGTGCTGCAATGATGCTGGGTGCACCTACAGAGGCGGAAGCTGGCCCAAGCAGTGACAAGAAGGTGAAGATCGTTATCGTTGGTGGCGGTGCCGGTGGTATCATGGCAGCTGCGAGACTGAGAAAAGCGGCATCCAATGCCGAGATCACACTGATCGCACCGAATGAAATACATCTCTATCAGCCGGGACAGGTCTTTATGGCTGCAGGACTCTACTCGGAAAGCGATATACAGCACAGGAACGCTGATTTCATTCCTGATGGTGTGAACTGGGTAAAAGACGAAGTAACTGTATTTGACCCGGATAACAATAAAGTAACGACAGCACAAAATGGCGATATCGCTTATGACTACCTGGTCGTTGCAACGGGGATCGCTTATGATTATGAGCGTATCGAAGGAATGAGTGCAGACCTCGTTGGGAAAAACGGTATCTCGTCAGTGTACCTTAACGACCCTGTAGCCGGAACAGCCAGAGGTGGTGTGGCAACAGCACAGTGGTTCAAAGACATGAGAGCGGCAGCAGAAGCGGCTTCTCCTGAAAATCCTATTAAAGTCATCTGTACACAGCCTGATACACCGATCAAATGTGGTGGGGCACCGCAGAAGATCCTTTACCTTTCCGACGACTACCTTAGAGGAAACGGACCTGTCGGCGGAGCGGATGTAAGTAAAAATGCACAGTTCAGCTTCTGTAAAAAAGGTACAAAACTCTTTGGATTGCCGAACTACAACAAGACGCTGGTAGAAGAAGTAACACCGATGTATGGTAACATCACCGATAAGTGGGACCATATACTCAGAAAGATCGACGCAGAGAGAAAAGTAGCGACGTTCGAACACAAGTACCAGACCAAAGGTGAATATGATGAGGATCTTAAAGAGTATGACATGATCGATCATAAAGAAACGGTAGAGCTGGAGTATGACTTCATTCATGTTGTACCGCCTATGAAACCGGTCGATGCCGTTGCCAATTCTCCTCTCGGATGGCAGAAAGGGTCTGCAAAAGGGTGGTTGGAGTGTGATCAGTACACACTGCAGCACAGACGCTATGAGAATGTATTTGGTATCGGGGATATTCTCGGTATACCAAAAGGTAAAACAGGTGGTTCTGCCAGACACCACGGGCCGATCCTGACAGAGAACCTTATCTCTGTGATCAATGGCAAGAAACCGGAAGCGAAATTTGACGGATATACGGTTTGTCCGCTTAAAACACAATATGGCGAGATTATGCTTGCAGAGTTCAATTTCGATGGTGTAGCACCATCTTTCCCTCTGCTCGATCCTGCAACACCAAGATGGATCTGGTGGGCCTTCGACCTCTATATGCTCAAACCTATGTACTGGCATTTGATGATGAGAGGCTTGATGTAA